ACCGAACAGGCGCGCCGTTTCCTGTTACCGCTTTATCGACATAATCAGTCCGACTGATTGTATAAAAATTGCGCAAGCCGTAAGCATCCATTATTATGCGCGACGGTCACGGACTGATATAACAAGAGTGCTGGCAAAGCCAGTGCGAGTATATCTGGCAGTTCCACAGTTACTGGAGCCGCCAGAAACGTTAATGATGAGGTTCGTGAATGCCCCGCAGCACCTGGTTAAAAGTTTTCGTCCTGTTTTTTGCCCTCTGGGCGCCATTCAGTCAGGCCGACAATGGTTGGCAACCGGTTCAGGAAACGATCCACAAGAGCGATAAAGATACCCGCCAGTATCAGGCGATTCGTCTGGATAATGGCATGGTTGTGCTGTTGGTATCCGATCCGCAGGCGGTGAAATCTCTCTCCGCGCTGGTCGTACCGATCGGTTCGCTGGAGGATCCTGATTCCCATCCTGGCCTTGCGCATTACCTGGAACACATGACCCTGATGGGTTCCAAAAAATACCCGCAACCGGACAGCCTTGCCGAATACCTCAAGTTGCATGGTGGCAGCCATAACGCCAGTACTGCGCCTTACCGCACCGCTTACTACCTGGAAGTGGAAAATAACGCGCTGGACGGCGCCGTTGATCGTCTGGCGGATGCGATTGCCGCCCCGTTGCTGGATAAAAAATATGGCGAGCGCGAACGCAACGCGGTCAACGCCGAGCTGACCATGGCGCGTACCCGTGACGGGATGCGGATGGCGCAGGTCAGCGCTGAGACCATTAACCCGGCGCATCCGGGAGCGCGCTTCTCCGGCGGCAACCTCGAAACGCTGAGCGACAAACCGGGCAGCCCGGTACACCAGGCGCTGCTGGCGTTTCGCGATAAATTCTACTCTGCGAACCTGATGAAAGCGGTCATCTACAGCAACCGTCCGCTGAACGAACTGGCGACGCTTGCGGTACAGACCTATGGCCGTGTGCCGAATAAAAACATCACGAAGCCGGAAATCACCGTTCCCGTCGTCACCGACGCGCAGAAAGGTGTCATCATTCACTATGTTCCGGCTGTGCCGCGCAAAGTGCTGCGTGTTGAGTTCCGTATCGATAACAACACCGCTGCGTTTCGCAGTAAAACGGACGAGTTGATCACCTATCTGATTGGCAATCGCAGTCCGGGCACGCTCTCTGACTGGCTACAAAGCCAGGGGCTGGTTGAAGGGATCCGTGGCGACTCCGATCCAGTGGTCAACGGCAACAGCGGCGTGCTGGCGATTTCCGCTACTCTGACAGATAAAGGTCAGGCGAATCGCGATCAGGTGGTGGCGGCGATTTTCAGCTACCTGCAACTGCTGCGTGAAAAAGGCATCGATAAGCGTTATTTCGACGAGCTTTCCCATATTCTTGACCTTGATTTTCGCTACCCCTCCATTACCCGCGATATGGATTATGTTGAGTGGCTGGCGGATACCATGATCCGCGTACCGGTTGCGCATACGCTGGATTCGGTAAATATCGCCGACCAGTTTGATGCCAAAGCGGTGCAGGCGCGTCTTAACGAAATGACGCCGCAAAACGCCCGCATCTGGTATATCAGCCCGGATGAGCCGCACAATAAAACTGCCTATTTTGTCGATGCGCCTTATCAGGTCGATAAAATTTCCCCGGAAACCTTTGCCGACTGGCAGAAGCGGGAGAGCAGCATTACGCTGAAATTCCCCGAGCTGAACCCCTATATTCCGGACGATTTCACGCTGATCAAACCGCAGAAGCAGTACGAGCATCCCGAGCTGATTGTCGATGAGCCGACGCTACGCGTGGTGTATATGCCGAGCCGCTATTTTGCCAGCGAACCGAAGGCGGATGTCAGCGTGGTGCTGCGTAATCCACAGGCGATGGATACTGCGAAGAGCCAGGTGATGTTTGCGCTGAATGACTATCTGGCGGGGCTTGCGCTCGATCAACTGAGCAACCAGGCGGCTGTCGGGGGCATCACCTTCTCTACGAATGCCAACAATGGCTTGATGCTTAACGCCAATGGTTACACCCAGCGCCTGCCACAGCTTTTCCAGGCGCTGTTGAGCGGATATTTCAGCTATACACCGACGGAAGAACAGCTTGCGCAGGCCAAATCCTGGTACGCGCAAATGATGGATTCGGCAGAGAAGGGTAAAGCCTTCGATCAGGCGATTATGCCAGTGCAGATGCTGTCGCAGGTCCCGTACTTCCTGCGTGAAGATCGTCGTGCACTGTTGCCATCAATCTCTCTGCAGGACATTTTGCACTATCGCGATGCACTGAAGAGCAATGCGCGTCCGGAATTTCTCGTGGTTGGTAACCTTGGCGAGCAGCAGGCGAAAGACCTTGCTCATGCGGTACAAAAACAGCTGGGTGCCAATGGCACAGTGTGGTGCCGTAACCAGGACGTCGTGGTTGATAAACAGCAGAATGTGAGCTTTGAAAAGGCGGGCAACAGCACGGATTCCGCGCTGGCCGCGGTGTTCGTACCACCGGGTTTTGATGAGTACAGCAGTTCAGCCTACAGCGCGATGCTGGGGCAAATTGTACAGCCGTGGTTCTATAACCAGTTACGTACTGAGGAACAGCTTGGCTACGCCGTGTTTGCTTTCCCGATGAGCGTTGGCCGTCAGTGGGGCATGGGTTTCCTGCTACAGAGCAATGATAAGCAACCGGCGTATCTCTGGGAGCGCTATAAGGCCTTCTTCCCGACAGCGGAAGCGAAGCTGCGGGCGATGAAACCGGAAGAGTTTGCCCAAATTCAGCAGGGGGTGATTGCGCAAATAGTGCAAGCGCCGCAAACGTTAGGTGAAGAGGCTTCCAAACTCAGCAAAGATTTCGATCGCGGCAATATGCGCTTCGATTCACGTGATAAAGTAGTCGCTCAGATAAAACTGCTGACGCCGCAGAAACTTGCCGACTTCTTCCATCAGGCGGTGGTAGAGCCGCAAGGCATGGCGATATTGTCGCAGATCTCCGGTAGCCAGAGCGGGAAAGCGGAATATGCTCAACCGCAAGGCTGGAAGGTCTGGGACAGCGTCAGCGCCCTGCAGCAATCCTTACCGAAGATGACCGAGAAAGATGAGTGAAACCACTGCTGAGACCCTTGATCCCCTGCGCTTGCCGCTTACCGGCGAGCGCCTGATTGAAGCCTCGGCGGGCACCGGCAAGACATTCACCATCGCCGCACTCTATTTGCGGCTGCTATTAGGGCTGGGCGGCAATGCCGCCTTCCCTCGACCACTCAGCGTTGAAGAGCTGCTGGTGGTGACTTTCACCGAGGCCGCGACCGAAGAGCTGCGTGGCCGTATCCGCAGTAATATCCATGAGTTACGTATTGCCTGCCTGCGGGAAAGCAGCAGCAACCCCTTATATGCCCGTTTGCTGGAGGAGATCGCCGATAAGCAGCAGGCGGCGTACTGGCTGATGCTGGCCGAGCGGCAAATGGATGAAGCGGCAGTCTTTACCATTCATGGCTTCTGCCAGCGCATGCTCAGCCTGAACGCGTTCGAATCCGGCATGCTGTTTGAACAGCAACTGGTGGAAGATGAATCCCTGTTGCGCTATCAGGCCTGCGCGGATTTCTGGCGGCGTCACTGCTACCCGCTGCCGCGCGAGATTGCCCAGGCGATTCATGCCTCGTGGAAAGGACCGCAGGAACTGCTGAAGGCGATCGACCGCTACCTGCAGGGCGAAGCGCCGCAAATCAAATCTCCACCGCCGGCAGATGAAACGCTGGTTTCCCGCCATCAGCGCATTATCGCCCGGATTGAAGCTATCAAGCAGCAGTGGAATGCCGCGGTGGCCGAAGTGGAACCGGTGATTGAAGCGTCCGGCATCGACAGGCGCAAATTCAACCGCGGCAACCAGGCAAAGTATATTGAGCGAGTGTCCGCCTGGGCGCAGGAAGAAACGCGCAGTTACCTGCTGCCGGAGGCACTGGAGAAGTTTGCTCAGTCTTTCCTTGCTGAACGCACCAAAGCGGATGGCGTGGTGCCGGAACATCCGCTTTTTGTCGCAATCGAGGAACTACTGGCTCAGCCGTTAACGCTTGACGATCTGGTGCTGACCAGCGCAATGCGTGAAATCCGCGAGGCGGTGGCGAAAGAGAAGCGTCGTCGCGGCGAACTGGGCTTTGACGATATGCTCAGCCGTCTGGATAGCGCATTGCGCAGCCCGAACGGCGAGGCGCTGGCCGCTGCGATCCGCGAACGCTTCCCGGTGGCGATGATCGATGAATTTCAGGATACCGATCCGCAGCAATACCGTATTTTCAGCCGTATCTGGCATGAGCAGCCAGAGTGCGGTCTGTTGTTGATTGGCGACCCGAAGCAGGCCATCTATGCGTTTCGCGGCGCCGATATTTTTACCTATATGAAAGCGCGCGATGAAGTGAGCGCTCGCTATACCCTTGATACCAACTGGCGCTCGTCGCCGGGAATGATTGCCAGCGTTAACCGCCTGTTTATGCAGATGGAAGACGCCTTTATGTTTCGCCAGATCCCATTCCTGCCGGTTAAATCCGCCGCTAAAAATGCGGGCCTGCGCTTTACCTTTCGTGGGGAAATGCAGCCAGCCATGAAAATGTGGCTGATGGACGGCGAAGGCGTCGGCGTCGGCGATTACCAGGGGTTTATGGCGCAGCTCTGCGCCTCGCAGATCCGCGACTGGCTGAGTGCTGGCCAGCAGGGCGAGGCACTGCTGTACGAAGGTGAGGGCGAGCATGAGAAAGTGCGTCCGGTCAGAGCCTCGGATATCACCGTGCTGGTGCGTAGCCGCCACGAAGCGTCGCTTATTCGTGATGCCCTGATGCTACTGGATATCCCCTCCGTCTATCTCTCTAACCGCGACAGCGTGTTCGACACGCCGGAAGCGCAGGAGCTGTTGTGGCTGTTGCATGCCGTGCTGGCGCCGGAGCGAGAGAGTACGTTGCGTAGCGCATTAGCCACCTCCATGCTGGGGTTGACCGCACAGGATATTGAAGCGCTGAATCTCGATGAACAGGCGTGGGATGAGAAAGTTGAGGAGTTCTCTCACTACCGCGAACTATGGCAAAAACGCGGTGTGATGGCGATGCTGCGCACGTTGATGAGTGCGCGCAATGTGGCAGAGAATTTACTGGCGACGCCTGGCGGTGAGCGGCGGTTAACCGATATTCTGCATATCAGCGAGCTGTTGCAGGAAGCCGGAACGCAGCTTGAAAGTGAGCATGCACTTACCCGCTGGCTGGCGCAGCGCATCGCCGAACCGAATGCCAATGCCTCCAGCGAGCAGTTGCGTCTGGAGAGCGACAAACATCTGGTGCAGATTGTCACCATCCACAAATCCAAAGGCCTTGAGTACCCGCTGGTCTGGCTGCCGTTTATTGCGAATTTCCGCGTACAGGATCAGGGTTTCTATCATGACCGCGAATCGTTTGCGGCGATGCTCGATTTAAGCCACGGCGACGAGAGTGTCGAACTGGCGGAAACCGAGCGCCTGGCGGAAGATTTGCGCCTGCTCTATGTGGCATTAACGCGCTCGGTCTGGCATTGCAGCCTGGGGATTGCGCCGCTGATTCGCCGTCGCGGTGGCAAAACGGGCGAAACTGATTTCCATCAGAGCGCGCTTGGGCGGCTGATTCAGAAAGGTGAAGCGCTCGATGCTGCCGGTTTGCAGCGTGCATTACAGGCGCTGTGCAATGACGATATCGCCCTTTGCACGCCGTCAGCCGCTGATAGCGACCGCTGGCAGCTGCCGCAAACGGCGTTGCCTGCTCTGAGCGCACGGGAAGTGACGCGTAAAATTGCCGACGACTGGCGCGTGACCAGCTATTCCGGCTTGCAGCAGCGTGCTCACGGCATCGCCCAGGATCTACTGCCGCGTCTGGATATCGATGCAGCCGGTGAGCGTGAGGTTGTGGCTGAACCGATGCTGACGCCGCACCAGTTTCCGCGTGGCGCAGCGCCGGGAACCTTTTTACACAGCCTGTTTGAAGATCTGGATTTTACCCAGCCAATCTCGCCGCAATGGGTGGCAGAAAGAGTGCTGGCAGGGGGTTACGAAGAGCACTGGGAGCCGGTACTGAGGCGCTGGCTGGAGAGCGTGCTGCATGCACCGCTGGCCGGAACGGGCATTTCGCTGAGCCAGCTTACGGCGAAGGAGAAACAGGTGGAGATGGAGTTCTACTTGCCTGTGACGAAGACGATGAGCGCTCAGGCACTGGATGCGCTAATCCGGCGCTACGATCCGCTGTCGGCAGGGTGCCCGCCGCTCGATTTCCGCGATGTGCGCGGCATGCTGAAAGGCTTTATCGATCTCGTCTTTCGCCACGACGGGCGCTACTACCTGCTGGATTACAAATCCAACTGGCTGGGCGAAAGCGCGGAGGCCTATACGCAGGAGGCGATGGCGACGGCAATGCAGTCGCACCGCTACGACTTGCAGTATCAATTATATAGCCTGGCGCTGCATCGTTACTTGCGCCACCGCATCGCGGATTACCGCTATGAACAGCATTTCGGCGGCGTAATCTACCTCTTTTTACGTGGCGTTGAGGCGCAAAACCCGCAGCAGGGTATCTTCACCACGCGTCCTGACGCGGCACTGATCGAACAGATGGATGCGTTATTTGCCGGAGAGACGCAGGAGGCGACGCCATGAGTATGACAACAAAATTACGTGAAGCGGCAGAGCTGAAGCTGCTGCGCCCGCTGGATGTGCAGTTCGCTCTGACGGTGGCAACAGAAGATGAACCGGCGGTGATGCTGGCTGCGGCGCTACTCAGCCACGACGCCGGTGAAGGTCACGTCTGTTTGCCACTTTCGCGCCTGACGCCAGAAGCCTATGCCAGTGCAGGAACGATCTTTAGCCCGCTGTTTGAGCAGGCCGGAAACCCTGAAGACTGGCGGCAAACGCTGCTGGCATCGCATGCCGTCAGCGAAGGCGAAACGCCAGCGCCGCTGGTGCTGAGGGGGGATCGCCTCTACCTGAACCGCATGTGGCAAAACGAACGACAGGTGGCAGCATTTTTTGCCGAACGGCAGAGCCAACCCGAGGTGGATGAAGCCCGGCTGACGCAGGTACTGGAGACATTTTTTCCGACCACGGGCGAAATAAACTGGCAGAAAGTGGCGGCAGCCGTGGCGCTCACCCGGCGTATTTCGGTGATTTCCGGCGGACCGGGAACCGGCAAAACCACTACCGTAGCAAAACTGCTTGCGGCACTGGTACAGATGGTGGACGGCGGCAAATGCCGCATTTGTCTGGCCGCGCCGACCGGCAAAGCTGCCGCGCGGTTGACCGAGTCGCTGGGCAATGCGCTGCGTCAGCTGGATCTGACGGAACAACAGAAAGCGATGCTGCCGGACGAAGCCAGCACGCTGCACCGTCTGCTTGGCGCGCAGCCGGGCAGCCAGCGCCTGCGGCATCATGCCGATAACCCGCTGCATCTTGATGTGCTGGTGGTCGATGAAGCCTCAATGATTGATTTGCCGATGATGTCGCGTCTGATCGATGCGCTGCCGCCGCAGGCCCGGGTGATCTTTCTTGGCGATCGCGATCAGTTAGCTTCGGTGGAGGCCGGGGCGGTGCTGGGCGATATCTGTGCGTGGGTGAACGCTGGTTATACCCCGGAGCGCGCGGCACAGCTCTCACGTTTAACCGGCTCAACGGTTCCCGCCGGGGAAGGGCACTGCGCCAGCACGCTGCGCGACAGCCTGTGTTTGCTGCAAAAAAGCTATCGTTTTGGCAGTGATTCCGGGATTGGCCAACTGGCGGCGGCGGTCAACCGGGGTGATAAAAATGCCACCAGAGCAGTGTTTAGTCAGGGCTTTGGCGATATCGAGCGTAAACCGCTGCAGAGCGCAGAAGAGTATCAGGCGATGATCGACGACGCGCTCGCCGGCTATGGCCATTATCTGTCGCGGGTGCATGACAACGCCGCGCCGGAGGAGATTATCGCGGCGTTTAGCGAGTACCAGTTGCTGTGCGCATTACGCGAGGGGCCGTTTGGGGTGAGCGGGCTGAATGAGCGTCTGGAGCTGGCTCTGCTGCGTAAACGGCAGATCTCACGCCCGGCGCATTCGCGCTGGTATCACGGCCGTCCGATCATGATCTCTCGTAATGATTCGGCGCTGGGTTTATTTAACGGCGATATTGGTATCGCGCTGGAGCAGGGGCAGGGGATCCGCGTCTGGTTTCCGCTGCCGGACGGCAGCATCAAATCCGTGCAGCCCAGTCGCCTGCCGGAGCATGAAACGGCGTGGGCCATGACCGTGCATAAATCGCAGGGTTCGGAGTTCGATCATACGGCGCTGATCCTGCCGGGGCAGTTTGTACCGGTAGTCACGCGTGAGCTGGTTTATACCGCCATCACCCGTGCACGCAGGCGGCTGTCACTCTATGCCGACGAGCGTATTCTGGCGCAGGCCATTGCCACCCGCACCGAGCGGCGCAGCGGGCTGGATGCGTTTTTCAGCGAAGCAGAGTAACGCCCCCGCAGCGCGCGGGGGCAAGCTTTCAGGTAAGGTCGGCCATCAGCACTTTGGAACGGCGCTGATAGTTGTACATCTGCTTTTTGGTTTCCGGCAGCGAATCAATATCCACCGGGGTAAAGCCGCGTTCCTGGAACCAGTGAATGCTACGCGTGGTCAGCACAAACAGTTTGCTCAGGCCAATCTGTCTCGCTTGCGCGGCAATACGCTCCAGCAGGACTTCACCGCGCGATGAGCTGCGATAGTCCGGGTGTACCGCCACGCAGGCCATCTCGCCGATTTTCTCTTCCGGGAAGGGATAAAGCGCCGCACAGGCAATGGTCAGATTATCGCGTTCGATAATGGTGAATTTGTCGATCTCCATCTCCAGTTGCTCGCGGGAGCGGCGCACCAGAATGCCCTGTTGTTCAAGCGGGCGGATAAGTTCGAGAATGCCGCCAATATCGTTGATGGTGGCACGGCGGATCTGCTCGGCGCTCTCCATCACAATCTGCGTACCAATACCGTCGCGGGAGAACAGCTCCTGCAACAGCGCGCCGTCTTCCTGATAGCTGATCAAGTGGCTGCGACGCACGCCGCTGCGACAGGCTTTGACCGCGCCACGCAGGAAACGCACCGTACCGGAGTGGTAATCTCCTTTTGCTTCCAGCGCCTCGACGCGCGCCTGCGCTTCGTTCGGGAACAGTTCGGAAACAATATCGCCCTCGTCGTTCATTACCCCTTGCGACGAGCAAAAACCGATCATTTTTTCGGCTTTCAACTTGATGGCAAGTTGTGTGGCGATCTCTTCGGAGGTGAGGTTAAAGCTTTCTCCAGTGACAGACACCGCGACCGGCCCCATCAGCACAATCGCACCGCTGTCGAGCTGGCGGTGGATCGCTTCTTCATCAATACGGCGAATACGTCCGCTGTGGCAATAATCCACGCCGTCATCGACGCCCAGCGGCTGGGAAATAATAAAGTTGCCGCTGACCACGTTAATATGCGCGCCCTGCAATGGCGTATTGTTGAGGCTCATCGACAGCCGCGCCGTGATGTCGAGCTGCAACAGGCCTGCCGCCTGCTTAACCAGTTCAAGGGTTTTTGCATCGGTCACGCGGGTGTGTTTGTGGTAAATCGGTTCATGATGATGTTCGGCAAGGTTGGCGTCGATTTGCGGACGCGCGCCGTACACCACCACCAGCCGGATGCCGAGGCTGTGTAACAGGCCGATATCATTGACAATACTGGAAAAATTCTCGTGTTCAATGGCTTCGCCGCCGAGCATAATGACAAATGTCTTTCCCCGATGGGCGTTAATATAGGGAACAGAATGGCGGAATCCTTGTACCAGTTCGGTTCTGCGCTCTCTTACCACGGCCTGCCCTCAATGCATGATTATTCGTAAATTCTGTATTTTTATTCTTTTCTGCCGTCCGGCGCAAGTGCAAATTTTGTCGTCATTCAATAAAGTTGCCCCGGCGAAGCCATTGGGCAGACATATGTTTACCCTTTAATGGATGACAGTTTATGCATCATTCGTTAAAGTTTTCGGTCAATTCTGACGAATAGCATTATTTAGCGAAAAATTGCTCGGGAGAGGCATGTCGGGAAGTCAATCATCGGTGAGCCGCCGCAGGTTATTAAAAGGGGCGGGGGCCATGTGGTTATTAAGCGTAAGCCAAATGGGCCTGGCAGCGGTAAGCCACGTAGTGGCGGTTCGCGTCTGGCCAGCGTCTACCTATACGCGCGTGACGGTGGAATCTAACCAGGTCATTAAATACAAGCAGTTCACGTTGAGTAACCCTGACCGGCTGGTGGTGGATCTCGAAGGTGTACACCTTAACTCCGTGCTGAAAGGTATGGGGACGCAGATTCGTGGCGACGATCCCTTTATCAAGTCTGCGCGCGTTGGTCAGTTTGATCCGCAAACCGTGCGCATGGTGTTTGAGCTGAAACAGGATGTTGCGCCGCAACTGTTCGCGCTGGCGCCGGTAGCTGGCTTCAAAGAGCGGCTGGTGATGGATCTCTATCCGGTGAATGCGAAAGATGTGCAGGATCCGCTGCTGGCGCTGCTGGAAGAGTACAACAGAGGCGATCTTGAACAGCAGGTACCGAAGCAGGATAGCGGCCCACAGCCGGGGAAAGCGGGGCGCGATCGGCCAATCGTTATTATGCTGGATCCTGGTCACGGCGGCGAAGATCCGGGGGCGATGGGGAAATACCGTACCCGCGAGAAAGACGTGGTGCTGCAAATCGCCCGCCGTCTGTACGCGCTGATCGAGAAAGAAGGCAATATGAAAGCCTATATGACGCGTAACGAGGATGTTTTTATCCCGTTGAAAGTGCGCGTTGCCAAAGCGCAAAAACAGCGTGCGGATCTGTTTGTGTCGATTCACGCCGATGCTTTCACCAGCCGTCAGCCGAGCGGTTCTTCAGTATTTGCCCTTTCGACCAAAGGGGCGACCAGCACGGCGGCGAAGTATCTGGCGGAGACGCAGAACGCTTCTGACCTTATTGGTGGCGTCAGTAAAAGCGGCGACCGTTATCTCGATCACACCATGTTCGATATGGTGCAGTCGCTGACCATCAATGACAGCCTGAAGTTCGGTAAAGCCGTACTCAACAAGCTTAGCAACGTTAACAATCTGCATAAAAATCAGGTTGAACAGGCCGGTTTTGCGGTGCTGAAAGCGCCGGATATTCCGTCGATTCTGGTCGAGACCGCGTTTATCAGTAATGTGGAAGAGGAACGTAAGCTGAAGACGGCCAAATTCCAGCAGGAAGTGGCGGAGTCGATTCTGGCGGGGATTAAAGCTTATTTCTCGGATGGCGCGACGCTGGCGAGAAGGGGATAATAGAGTGGCGCTGAAAGGCGCCATTTTTTACGGACCGCAGAAACAAAAAAACACCCGTTAAGGTGTTTATTGTGATTGGTTGCGGGGGCCGGATTTGAACCGACGACCTTCGGGTTATGAGCCCGACGAGCTACCAGGCTGCTCCACCCCGCGTCCGTCTGTTTACACTTCCATCATGTAAACTTTTTCTTCACATTTTAATTGGTTGCGGGGGCCGGATTTGAACCGACGACCTTCGGGTTATGAGCCCGACGAGCTACCAGGCTGCTCCACCCCGCGTCTGTGGATGCGCACTATACTCTGCAAACTTAGCGATGCAACCTTTTTTTTGACTAATTCGACGAATTGCCGGGATTATGTGTAAAAACAATACAATTAGCTTATTTTTTATGCGAAATTGGCGATGGGTTGTGCTGACGCATTTCTTTAGTGAATAGGGTTTGTTATCTTCACCCCGCTGCAGGTTAATCAGAAGACGAGATATAATGAAAGGACGTTGGGCTAAGTTCGTACTCACAGGCGCCATGGTCGCAATCCTTGCCGCCTGTTCCTCCAAACCGACCGATCGCGGTCAACAGTATAAAGACGGAAAGTTTTCCCAGCCTTTTTCCCTGGTCAATCAACCTGACGCCGTCGGTGCGCCAATCAACGCCGGAGACTTCTCCGAGCAGGTTAATCAAATTCGTTCCGCTTCTCCGCGCCTCTATAGCAGCCAGAGCGGCCTTTACAATGCGATTCAGTCATGGCTGATGTCGGGCGGCGATACGCGCACCCTGCGCCAGTACGGTCTTGATGCGTGGCAGATGGAAGGAACGGATAATTACGGAAACGTGCAATTTACCGGGTACTATACGCCGGTAGTACAGGCACGCCACACGCGCCAGGGTGAGTTCCAGTACCCGATTTATCGCATGCCGCCCAAACGCGGCCGCTTGCCAACGCGCGCGGAAATCTATGCCGGCGCGCTCAGCGACAACTATGTGCTGGCGTACAGCAACTCGCTGATGGACAACTTTATTATGGATGTGCAGGGCAGTGGCTATATTGATTTTGGCGATGGCAGCCCGCTTAACTTCTTCAGTTACGCCGGAAAAAATGGCCATGCTTACCGCAGTATCGGCAAAGTGCTGATCGATCGCGGCGAAGTGAAGAAAGAAGATATGTCGATGCAGGCCATCCGCGAATGGGGTGAAAAACACAGTGAAGCGGAAGTGCGCGCGCTGCTGGAAGAGAATGCGTCGTTTGTCTTCTTTAAACCGCAATCCTGGGCGCCAGTGAAAGGTGCCAGCGCAGTGCCACTGATTGGACGCGCTTCTGTTGCTTCCGATCGCAGCATTATTCCGCCGGGCACCACGCTGCTGGCGGAAGTACCGCAACTGGACAATAAAGGCAAATTCAACGGTCAGTATGAGCTGCGCCTGATGGTGGCGCTGGATGTTGGCGGCGCTATCAAAGGCCAGCACTTCGATATCTATCAGGGCATTGGCCCGGATGCCGGTCACCGCGCAGGCTGGTATAACCATTATGGCCGGGTCTGGGTGCTGAAAAACGCTCCGGGCGCGGGCACCAGCGGCGGCGTGTTCAGCGGCTGAGTGTGATACACTCTGCAACCCTCTTTCGCCTGCGGAAGAGGGTTTTCTGTTTTCTTTGAGGTCTGTTTTATGTCAGCAGTAATCAGCGATGCCTGGCGTCAGCGTTTTGGCGGCACGGCGCGTTTATATGGCGAGAAAGCGTTGCAGTGGTTTGCCGATGCGCATATCTGCGTGGTCGGTATCGGCGGCGTGGGTTCCTGGGCGGCTGAAGCGCTGGCGCGAACGGGCATCGGCGCGATCACGCTGATTGATATGGACGACGTGTGCGTGACCAACACCAACCGGCAGATCCACGCCCTGCGCGATAACGTTGGCCTGGCAAAAGCTGAGGTGATGGCGGATCGCATTCGCCAGATCAACCCGGAGTGCCGGGTGACGGTGGTGGATGACTTTGTGACTGCCGACAACGTTGCGCAACTGATGAGCCAGGGCTACAGCTATGTGATCGATGCGATCGACAGCGTACGCCCAAAAGCCGCGCTCATTGCATATTGCCGTCGCAATAAGATCCCGCTGGTGACCACGGGTGGTGCCGGTGGGCAGATCGATCCAACGCAGATCCAGGTCAGCGATCTGGCGAAAACCATTCAGGATCCGCTGGCGGCAAAATTGCGCGAGCGATTGAAAAGTGATTTTGGCGTGGTGAAGAACAGCAAAGGGAAGCTCGGCGTCGACTGCGTATTCTCTACCGAAGCGCTGGTTTACCCGCAGGCGGACGGTTCAGTCTGTGCGATGAAAAGTACGGCGGAAGGGCCGAAACG
Above is a genomic segment from Kosakonia radicincitans DSM 16656 containing:
- the ptrA gene encoding pitrilysin, which gives rise to MPRSTWLKVFVLFFALWAPFSQADNGWQPVQETIHKSDKDTRQYQAIRLDNGMVVLLVSDPQAVKSLSALVVPIGSLEDPDSHPGLAHYLEHMTLMGSKKYPQPDSLAEYLKLHGGSHNASTAPYRTAYYLEVENNALDGAVDRLADAIAAPLLDKKYGERERNAVNAELTMARTRDGMRMAQVSAETINPAHPGARFSGGNLETLSDKPGSPVHQALLAFRDKFYSANLMKAVIYSNRPLNELATLAVQTYGRVPNKNITKPEITVPVVTDAQKGVIIHYVPAVPRKVLRVEFRIDNNTAAFRSKTDELITYLIGNRSPGTLSDWLQSQGLVEGIRGDSDPVVNGNSGVLAISATLTDKGQANRDQVVAAIFSYLQLLREKGIDKRYFDELSHILDLDFRYPSITRDMDYVEWLADTMIRVPVAHTLDSVNIADQFDAKAVQARLNEMTPQNARIWYISPDEPHNKTAYFVDAPYQVDKISPETFADWQKRESSITLKFPELNPYIPDDFTLIKPQKQYEHPELIVDEPTLRVVYMPSRYFASEPKADVSVVLRNPQAMDTAKSQVMFALNDYLAGLALDQLSNQAAVGGITFSTNANNGLMLNANGYTQRLPQLFQALLSGYFSYTPTEEQLAQAKSWYAQMMDSAEKGKAFDQAIMPVQMLSQVPYFLREDRRALLPSISLQDILHYRDALKSNARPEFLVVGNLGEQQAKDLAHAVQKQLGANGTVWCRNQDVVVDKQQNVSFEKAGNSTDSALAAVFVPPGFDEYSSSAYSAMLGQIVQPWFYNQLRTEEQLGYAVFAFPMSVGRQWGMGFLLQSNDKQPAYLWERYKAFFPTAEAKLRAMKPEEFAQIQQGVIAQIVQAPQTLGEEASKLSKDFDRGNMRFDSRDKVVAQIKLLTPQKLADFFHQAVVEPQGMAILSQISGSQSGKAEYAQPQGWKVWDSVSALQQSLPKMTEKDE
- the recB gene encoding exodeoxyribonuclease V subunit beta, translating into MSETTAETLDPLRLPLTGERLIEASAGTGKTFTIAALYLRLLLGLGGNAAFPRPLSVEELLVVTFTEAATEELRGRIRSNIHELRIACLRESSSNPLYARLLEEIADKQQAAYWLMLAERQMDEAAVFTIHGFCQRMLSLNAFESGMLFEQQLVEDESLLRYQACADFWRRHCYPLPREIAQAIHASWKGPQELLKAIDRYLQGEAPQIKSPPPADETLVSRHQRIIARIEAIKQQWNAAVAEVEPVIEASGIDRRKFNRGNQAKYIERVSAWAQEETRSYLLPEALEKFAQSFLAERTKADGVVPEHPLFVAIEELLAQPLTLDDLVLTSAMREIREAVAKEKRRRGELGFDDMLSRLDSALRSPNGEALAAAIRERFPVAMIDEFQDTDPQQYRIFSRIWHEQPECGLLLIGDPKQAIYAFRGADIFTYMKARDEVSARYTLDTNWRSSPGMIASVNRLFMQMEDAFMFRQIPFLPVKSAAKNAGLRFTFRGEMQPAMKMWLMDGEGVGVGDYQGFMAQLCASQIRDWLSAGQQGEALLYEGEGEHEKVRPVRASDITVLVRSRHEASLIRDALMLLDIPSVYLSNRDSVFDTPEAQELLWLLHAVLAPERESTLRSALATSMLGLTAQDIEALNLDEQAWDEKVEEFSHYRELWQKRGVMAMLRTLMSARNVAENLLATPGGERRLTDILHISELLQEAGTQLESEHALTRWLAQRIAEPNANASSEQLRLESDKHLVQIVTIHKSKGLEYPLVWLPFIANFRVQDQGFYHDRESFAAMLDLSHGDESVELAETERLAEDLRLLYVALTRSVWHCSLGIAPLIRRRGGKTGETDFHQSALGRLIQKGEALDAAGLQRALQALCNDDIALCTPSAADSDRWQLPQTALPALSAREVTRKIADDWRVTSYSGLQQRAHGIAQDLLPRLDIDAAGEREVVAEPMLTPHQFPRGAAPGTFLHSLFEDLDFTQPISPQWVAERVLAGGYEEHWEPVLRRWLESVLHAPLAGTGISLSQLTAKEKQVEMEFYLPVTKTMSAQALDALIRRYDPLSAGCPPLDFRDVRGMLKGFIDLVFRHDGRYYLLDYKSNWLGESAEAYTQEAMATAMQSHRYDLQYQLYSLALHRYLRHRIADYRYEQHFGGVIYLFLRGVEAQNPQQGIFTTRPDAALIEQMDALFAGETQEATP